The genomic stretch GTGTCGTGGCTTGTTTTCATCGTCCGGCCCAGCCTTTACGGATGTGTAGGGAGCCGTCTTGGAAGCTGGTGTCGTAGTCGATAGCGGTGTCGTAGTCTGCCGGGCCAGCAGGGCCTGGGGATGACGGTTTTGGTTTGGCTTGGTCGGTGTTATGGCGGTGGGTGGTCAGCCAGGCAACCGGGTCTGCCGGGTCAATAGATTTTTGGTTTAACAGCCACTTGACCGCTGTCTTCATGTGAGCTTCGCTCATGCCTCGATGCGCATTAAGTAGACGATGGATCTGGGCGTTAACACTGCCTTCGAGGCGACTTGTGGTGGCTTGAATATCGGCTCGGTCGAATTGGGGGTCGAGCCAGGTGAACAAGTGGCCGGCTCTAGCGAGACGTTCTAGGCGTTTATAGGCCCGCCGAACCCGCTCATGGGTCCACCACCACTGCTGGTGCCCGACGGGGTCTATGCCGTAGCTTTTCTCGTTGATAAACCCCCGATAGAGGCGATAGAAGTCTTGCAGCAGGCTAAGCCACTCACCTGCGCCTTGAGATGTTTTAGTGGCCACTAGCCGGTTAGCTAGCTCAAGTAATGCCTTGCCAGCATCACTTTGAGGACGCCTGGTCAAATCAGTGATGGTGTTAGCCCGAACATGAAACAAGCAGCGTTGAACCAGGGTGCCTGGCCAGGTCAGGCGTAACGCTTTAGCCACCCCAGCCCCACCGTCGGTGACCACCACGGCCGGGGCAGGCAACCTACTCATCAACGCCCGATAAGCAGCAGAATTTTCGTGGGCGCACCACTGCCAATCAACAATCTTCTTCCCGTTAGTGGCAGTGATCAGACACCAGTCGTAAGCAAGATAGATGCCGTCAAGCAGCACCTGATCATAGACCTCACCAGTAACTGGCGGTTTAGGAACCTCGACCTGCCAGCACCAGCTGATCTTATTGGCAAAAGAAGTTTTCGCTAGCCCAAGCTGACGCGCCGTAAATCCCTCCAAAAGCCATTTAGCGAAAAGTCTGGCTTGGGCTTTAGCCGTCACATCAGGACGGGCTTGAGTCGTCGAGGCCCCGCAAGATTTACACCGCCAACGCGTCCGCCCTGCGCTAGTACGACCATTCTTGACCAGCTTCGAACCGCATACTCCACAAACAGGTTGATTGCAAGCACCCTTCACACCACATGCTCTCAAAGCATGTGTAAACCCCTAAAACCCCAAGTCAAACCAAGAAAAACAGCGATTCTATACACACATTTTGGGTATTAACTCAGAAAATGAGCGTCCTAAGTGGACACTTAATTCTTATCTGGAGGGCGGGTTCATCACCGCTAGGGGTTATCGGACTGCTAAAAGACGCCTACCCAACATTAGAAGTATGCGCGATAAGGTTCTGGTGGCCGAGATAAAGCGTATTCACGCCGAAAGAGTATGCCGCGTATGGGATACGGAAAATGTGGCATGTCACGACCCGATCCGGTTGGCATATTGGCCGCGACCAAACCGCCAGACTAATGCGCCTAGCCGGTGTCAAGGGTGTGGTTAGGGGGGGCGAAAACCTCTAACCACAAGGCCCGCTAAAACAATTGATAACCGTCCTGATTTAGTCAACCGTA from Vaginimicrobium propionicum encodes the following:
- a CDS encoding IS1249 family transposase is translated as MKGACNQPVCGVCGSKLVKNGRTSAGRTRWRCKSCGASTTQARPDVTAKAQARLFAKWLLEGFTARQLGLAKTSFANKISWCWQVEVPKPPVTGEVYDQVLLDGIYLAYDWCLITATNGKKIVDWQWCAHENSAAYRALMSRLPAPAVVVTDGGAGVAKALRLTWPGTLVQRCLFHVRANTITDLTRRPQSDAGKALLELANRLVATKTSQGAGEWLSLLQDFYRLYRGFINEKSYGIDPVGHQQWWWTHERVRRAYKRLERLARAGHLFTWLDPQFDRADIQATTSRLEGSVNAQIHRLLNAHRGMSEAHMKTAVKWLLNQKSIDPADPVAWLTTHRHNTDQAKPKPSSPGPAGPADYDTAIDYDTSFQDGSLHIRKGWAGR